From the Paludisphaera mucosa genome, one window contains:
- a CDS encoding response regulator — protein sequence MGASIVLAEDEPDLRAIYAECLRRCGYVVWEAADGAEAATLVRSHRPDLLLLDHWMPVLNGLEVLEQLRDAREAIGLKVVMLTHQRDAETRLEGFALGVAAYWTKDLSLADLGSKIQTLLDHPAN from the coding sequence GTGGGCGCGAGCATCGTGCTGGCCGAGGACGAGCCCGACCTGCGGGCCATCTACGCCGAATGCCTCCGCCGGTGCGGATACGTCGTGTGGGAGGCGGCCGACGGCGCCGAGGCGGCGACCCTGGTCCGCTCGCATCGGCCCGACCTGCTCCTGCTGGACCACTGGATGCCGGTCCTCAACGGCCTGGAAGTCCTCGAACAACTCCGCGACGCCCGCGAGGCGATCGGCCTGAAGGTCGTGATGCTGACCCATCAGCGCGACGCCGAGACCCGGCTGGAGGGCTTCGCCCTGGGGGTCGCCGCCTACTGGACGAAGGACCTCTCGCTGGCCGACCTGGGCTCGAAGATCCAGACCCTCCTGGATCATCCTGCGAATTGA
- a CDS encoding DUF2780 domain-containing protein: MSEILQSLARAAGVDSGSVEKILGGVLALLKDKVDPEAYAAVESKIPDAQRLASEASGPSASGGILGQFAEMAGKVLGSGSGGGESADLLGRFLKLGIPVSTLTAVLPQILKFLSTHLPADILSQVAKALPAIPGVDVSALLGVPDVKPPTDTDADLEA, from the coding sequence ATGAGCGAGATCTTGCAGAGCCTGGCCAGGGCGGCCGGGGTCGACTCGGGCTCCGTCGAGAAGATCTTGGGGGGCGTGCTCGCCCTCCTCAAGGACAAGGTCGACCCCGAGGCCTATGCGGCCGTCGAGTCGAAGATCCCCGACGCCCAGCGGCTCGCGAGCGAGGCCTCCGGCCCCTCGGCCTCCGGCGGCATCCTGGGCCAGTTCGCCGAGATGGCGGGCAAGGTCCTGGGCTCGGGTTCGGGCGGCGGGGAATCGGCCGACCTGCTGGGCCGGTTCCTCAAGCTCGGGATCCCGGTCAGCACGCTGACGGCGGTCCTGCCGCAGATCCTCAAGTTCCTCTCGACCCATCTCCCGGCCGACATCCTCAGCCAGGTCGCCAAGGCCTTGCCGGCGATCCCCGGGGTGGATGTGAGCGCGTTGCTCGGCGTGCCCGACGTGAAGCCCCCGACCGATACGGACGCCGATCTCGAGGCCTGA
- a CDS encoding DUF1559 domain-containing protein, whose product MQRHRMPRPGFTLIELLVVIAIIAVLIALLLPAVQAAREAARRSQCANNLKQLALGAINYESAAGSLPFGRRSISRTPYSPAIPEPCDFQAQLAHTTFCYILPFLEGANGYNAFNLTRVYNNRVNITAGSIVVASYLCPSDSTYTRPGETLFPYPQASYATSNGLEDQYLTSWANTSTLPDPTGQFPQICNQVPGDGAFGTNWTFPISAFADGTSNTFLFGESSRFRDEPGGSSFYTNFVGGWWDGPGQVAGSLYDLRITGGATAVPRLNGKHDRGIDGLIDCLGTAFYPNDWINVPACVDYGNMGFRSMHPGGAQFAMVDGSVRYIRDQIDKAAYRALATRAGGEVVGADSY is encoded by the coding sequence ATGCAACGCCATCGAATGCCTCGGCCGGGATTCACCCTGATCGAACTGCTCGTGGTGATCGCGATCATCGCGGTCCTGATCGCCCTGTTGCTCCCGGCCGTCCAGGCGGCCCGCGAGGCCGCCCGACGTTCGCAGTGCGCCAACAACCTGAAGCAGCTCGCACTCGGGGCGATCAACTACGAATCCGCCGCCGGCAGCCTGCCGTTCGGCCGCCGGTCGATATCGAGGACCCCCTACTCGCCGGCGATCCCGGAGCCCTGCGACTTCCAGGCGCAGCTGGCCCACACGACCTTCTGCTACATCCTGCCGTTCCTGGAAGGGGCGAACGGCTACAACGCCTTCAACCTGACCCGGGTCTACAACAACCGGGTGAACATCACGGCCGGCTCGATCGTCGTCGCGAGCTATCTCTGCCCGTCCGACTCGACGTACACGCGGCCGGGCGAAACCTTGTTCCCCTATCCCCAGGCCTCGTACGCCACCAGCAACGGGCTGGAGGATCAGTACCTGACGAGCTGGGCCAACACCTCGACGCTGCCCGACCCGACCGGCCAGTTCCCGCAGATCTGCAACCAGGTCCCGGGCGACGGCGCCTTCGGCACGAACTGGACCTTCCCGATCTCGGCCTTCGCCGACGGGACGAGCAACACGTTCCTCTTCGGCGAGTCCTCGCGGTTCCGCGACGAGCCGGGGGGGTCGTCGTTCTACACCAATTTCGTGGGCGGCTGGTGGGACGGCCCAGGCCAGGTCGCCGGTTCGCTCTACGACTTGCGCATCACCGGCGGGGCGACGGCGGTGCCGCGGCTGAACGGCAAGCACGACCGGGGGATCGACGGCCTGATCGACTGCCTGGGGACGGCCTTCTACCCCAACGACTGGATCAACGTCCCGGCCTGCGTCGACTACGGCAACATGGGCTTCCGAAGCATGCACCCCGGCGGGGCCCAGTTCGCTATGGTCGACGGGTCCGTCCGCTATATCCGCGACCAGATCGACAAGGCCGCGTATCGCGCCCTGGCCACGCGGGCGGGGGGCGAAGTGGTGGGCGCCGACTCTTACTGA
- a CDS encoding ATP-dependent DNA helicase: MALDPASILGPDGAVARRLPHYEVRDEQLQMADAVARAIEGGGHLMVEAGTGVGKSFAYLVPSILAAVEMKKKVVVSTHTIALQEQLLSKDVPFLRSVMPQEFSAVLVKGRGNYVSLRRMDVAASRAGSTFHKPEEFDQLAEMRLWAARTQDGTRSDLDFKPLPSVWDAVQSENGNCLGRECPRHKECFYFQARRRVWTANILIVNHALFVSDLAMRSAGYGLLPDYDVAIFDEAHTLEAVAGEHLGIQLSNVGVDYTLARLYNERTKKGTLAFYGMTDAVAQVRRARTAAEDFFEAVSQWHARQGTATARVRRPIEVSDALPEELRKLSTAIDRGAEGIESAEHHVELSAAGERCEALADQVQGWVRQGIEDQVYWVESEAGPRRRVRLASAPLDVGPTLRKMLFEKTSTCILTSATLCVGSPPRFDFLKSRLGLTRAETLALGSPFDYRNQVKIHLARNLPDPSVQPQDFERDVIGAIAHYLEQTQGKAFVLFTSYKMLEAAARALTPWLAERDIALFAQGDGMPRSKMVEAFKSDLNSVIFGADSFWQGVDVPGESLSNVIIVRLPFSVPSHPLLEARLEDIRRRGGNPFVEYQIPEAVIKLKQGFGRLIRSKSDRGIVAILDPRVLTKPYGKTFLNSLPPCPRIVDQNDFVKRPGGRAG; this comes from the coding sequence ATGGCACTGGACCCCGCCTCGATCCTCGGACCCGACGGCGCCGTGGCCCGGCGGCTCCCGCATTACGAAGTCCGAGACGAACAGCTCCAGATGGCCGACGCGGTGGCGCGCGCGATCGAAGGCGGCGGCCACCTGATGGTCGAGGCCGGGACGGGCGTCGGCAAGAGCTTCGCCTACCTCGTGCCGTCGATCCTGGCGGCCGTCGAGATGAAGAAGAAGGTGGTCGTCTCGACCCACACGATCGCGCTCCAGGAACAACTCCTGAGCAAGGACGTGCCGTTCCTGCGCTCGGTGATGCCTCAGGAATTCTCGGCCGTCCTGGTCAAGGGCCGGGGGAACTACGTCAGCCTGCGGCGGATGGACGTCGCGGCCTCTCGCGCCGGGTCGACCTTCCACAAGCCGGAGGAGTTCGACCAGCTCGCCGAGATGCGGCTCTGGGCTGCGAGGACCCAGGACGGCACCCGGTCCGATCTCGACTTCAAGCCGCTCCCCTCGGTCTGGGACGCCGTCCAGAGCGAGAACGGCAACTGCCTGGGCCGCGAATGCCCGCGCCACAAGGAGTGCTTCTACTTCCAGGCCCGCCGTCGCGTCTGGACGGCCAACATCCTGATCGTCAACCACGCCCTGTTCGTCAGCGACCTGGCGATGCGCTCGGCCGGCTACGGCCTGCTGCCCGACTACGACGTGGCGATCTTCGACGAGGCGCACACGCTGGAAGCGGTCGCCGGCGAGCACCTCGGCATCCAGCTTTCGAACGTCGGCGTCGACTACACGCTGGCGCGGCTCTACAACGAGCGGACCAAGAAGGGGACGCTGGCGTTCTACGGCATGACGGACGCCGTCGCCCAGGTCCGGCGGGCGCGGACGGCGGCCGAGGACTTCTTCGAGGCCGTCTCGCAGTGGCATGCGCGGCAGGGGACCGCGACGGCCCGCGTCCGTCGGCCGATCGAGGTCTCGGACGCGCTCCCGGAAGAGCTGCGCAAGCTCTCGACGGCCATCGACCGCGGGGCCGAGGGGATCGAGTCGGCCGAGCATCACGTCGAGCTGTCCGCGGCCGGCGAGCGCTGCGAGGCCCTGGCCGACCAGGTCCAGGGGTGGGTCCGCCAGGGCATCGAAGATCAGGTCTACTGGGTCGAATCCGAGGCCGGCCCCCGACGCCGGGTGCGGCTGGCGTCGGCCCCCCTGGACGTCGGGCCGACCCTCCGGAAGATGCTCTTCGAGAAGACGTCGACGTGCATTTTGACCTCGGCGACGCTCTGCGTGGGCTCGCCGCCGCGATTCGACTTCCTCAAGTCGCGACTGGGCCTCACTCGCGCCGAGACGCTGGCCCTCGGCAGCCCGTTCGACTATCGGAATCAGGTCAAGATCCACCTGGCCCGGAACCTGCCGGATCCCTCGGTGCAGCCCCAGGACTTCGAGCGCGACGTCATCGGGGCGATCGCCCATTACCTGGAGCAGACGCAGGGAAAGGCGTTCGTCCTGTTCACCTCGTACAAGATGCTCGAGGCCGCCGCGCGGGCGCTCACGCCCTGGCTCGCCGAGCGCGACATCGCCCTGTTCGCCCAGGGCGACGGCATGCCGCGGTCGAAGATGGTCGAGGCGTTCAAGAGCGACCTCAACAGCGTCATCTTCGGCGCGGACAGCTTCTGGCAGGGCGTCGACGTGCCGGGAGAGAGCCTGTCGAACGTCATCATCGTCCGACTGCCGTTCTCGGTGCCAAGCCACCCCTTGCTGGAGGCGCGGCTGGAAGACATCCGACGACGCGGGGGCAACCCGTTCGTCGAGTATCAGATTCCCGAGGCGGTCATCAAGCTCAAGCAGGGCTTCGGCCGGCTCATCCGCAGCAAGTCCGACCGGGGGATCGTCGCGATCCTCGACCCCCGCGTCCTGACGAAGCCCTACGGCAAGACGTTCCTGAACTCGCTCCCCCCGTGCCCGAGGATCGTCGACCAGAACGACTTCGTCAAAAGGCCGGGCGGCCGGGCGGGATGA
- the thiS gene encoding sulfur carrier protein ThiS — MEISLNGQKRDVPDALTVARLLGLLELKPEHVAVELNRDLVTRSRHAGTPISAGDAVEIVTLVGGGSAEADEPGSSPLTIGSHTVRSRLFVGTGKYATLELMRECLEASGADVVTVAVRRERLVDREGRSLLDFLDPKRFTILPNTAGCFNAEDSLRTARLGRELLQGLGNPGADWVKLEVLADPRTLLPDPVATLEATKVLVAEGFQVLCYTSDDPIMARRLKEAGAASVMPAGSPIGSGQGVLNPNNIRIILEDLKGDDPSYPVIIDAGVGTASDVAFAMELGCDGVLLNTGIAGAADPLRMARAMRLAVEAGRLAAGAGRIPKKLYATASSPTQGLIGRN; from the coding sequence GTGGAGATCTCGCTCAACGGCCAGAAGCGCGACGTGCCGGACGCCTTGACGGTCGCCCGACTCCTCGGACTCCTGGAACTCAAGCCCGAACACGTCGCGGTCGAGCTGAACCGCGACCTCGTGACGCGTTCGCGACACGCCGGCACGCCGATCTCGGCCGGCGACGCGGTGGAGATCGTCACGCTCGTCGGCGGCGGCTCGGCCGAGGCCGACGAACCCGGTTCGTCCCCGCTGACGATCGGCTCCCACACGGTCCGCAGCCGCCTGTTCGTGGGGACCGGCAAATACGCCACGCTGGAACTCATGCGCGAGTGCCTCGAGGCCAGCGGCGCCGACGTCGTGACGGTCGCCGTCCGCCGCGAGCGGCTCGTCGACCGCGAGGGCCGCAGCCTGCTCGATTTCCTGGATCCGAAGCGGTTCACGATCCTGCCCAACACCGCCGGCTGCTTCAACGCCGAGGACTCCCTCCGCACCGCCCGCCTCGGCCGCGAGTTGCTTCAGGGGCTCGGCAATCCCGGGGCCGACTGGGTGAAGCTGGAAGTGCTCGCCGATCCGCGGACCCTGCTCCCGGATCCCGTGGCGACGCTCGAAGCCACCAAGGTCCTCGTCGCGGAGGGCTTCCAGGTCCTCTGCTACACCAGCGACGACCCGATCATGGCCCGTCGCCTGAAGGAGGCGGGGGCCGCGTCGGTCATGCCCGCCGGGAGCCCGATCGGCAGCGGCCAGGGCGTGCTCAACCCCAACAACATCCGGATCATCCTGGAAGACCTCAAGGGCGACGACCCCAGCTACCCGGTGATCATCGACGCCGGCGTCGGGACGGCCAGCGACGTCGCCTTCGCCATGGAGCTCGGCTGCGACGGCGTCCTGCTCAATACCGGGATCGCCGGCGCGGCCGACCCGCTGCGGATGGCCCGCGCCATGAGGCTGGCCGTCGAGGCCGGTCGGCTGGCGGCGGGCGCCGGCCGGATCCCCAAGAAGTTGTATGCGACCGCGTCGAGCCCGACCCAGGGATTGATCGGGCGGAACTGA